In Gemmatimonadaceae bacterium, one genomic interval encodes:
- a CDS encoding cytochrome c family protein, whose product MPLASRVSPYSTAPHAFPAPKSMTVKKKWTVIPGFLALAAAAGLLSAYSGASTSQGARVEQPVKFVHAPHVAKAGMNCLYCHSAANKSPDPGNASVSTCMGCHLIVKGQSAQIKKVAEYYNKGLPIPWNRVHKVPDYVQFPHMRHVNAGVTCQTCHGKIQEQGAQGPDTNYVPVQQVNSLNMGWCINCHVNGYKPAEGARLAGQKVTPELEAMPAKKARYDCAVCHY is encoded by the coding sequence ATGCCCCTCGCATCGCGTGTGTCGCCGTACAGCACGGCCCCTCACGCCTTCCCGGCCCCCAAGTCGATGACGGTCAAGAAGAAGTGGACGGTGATCCCCGGGTTCCTTGCACTCGCGGCGGCGGCAGGTCTCCTGTCGGCGTACAGCGGTGCGTCGACGTCGCAGGGTGCGCGCGTCGAGCAGCCCGTCAAGTTCGTCCATGCGCCTCACGTGGCGAAGGCAGGCATGAACTGCCTCTACTGCCACAGCGCCGCCAATAAGTCCCCTGATCCGGGCAACGCGTCGGTTTCGACGTGCATGGGCTGTCACCTCATCGTGAAGGGCCAGTCGGCCCAGATCAAGAAGGTGGCCGAGTACTACAACAAGGGACTGCCGATTCCGTGGAATCGCGTCCACAAGGTGCCGGACTACGTCCAGTTCCCGCACATGCGCCACGTCAATGCCGGGGTGACCTGCCAGACGTGCCATGGCAAGATCCAGGAGCAGGGCGCGCAGGGGCCGGACACGAACTACGTGCCCGTGCAGCAGGTGAACTCGCTCAACATGGGCTGGTGCATCAACTGTCACGTGAACGGCTACAAGCCGGCCGAAGGGGCGCGTCTCGCGGGCCAGAAGGTCACGCCCGAGCTCGAAGCGATGCCCGCGAAGAAGGCGCGTTATGACTGCGCCGTCTGCCACTACTGA
- a CDS encoding amidohydrolase, whose translation MTELPTPPVLLGGPDPLIDPHAHFHTPYTNRADWARYNASRLTDGARIGIRCHVASILGSWGHTSPTYFASPADQTRANDFLYDLVEAAAPRVKAFVAVNPNFTAHALAEIARGMARGAVGIKLAAGRRADDALLDDIGAAAAQYGVPVLQHIWQHRRRDWGNQDASDGVELARLAARHPTVTFILAHIGGGGDWAHTNPAVLEHPNIVMDLSGSGIDRGMIDEALRWVGASRLLWASDLTLCTGLTKLRALAYTGASADEIADMRWRNAVRIFPAGTFDAALRMPFAEVAA comes from the coding sequence ATGACCGAGCTCCCGACGCCTCCCGTGCTGCTGGGCGGTCCCGATCCGCTGATCGATCCGCATGCACACTTCCACACGCCGTACACCAACCGGGCCGATTGGGCGCGGTACAACGCGTCGCGGCTCACCGATGGCGCCCGGATCGGCATCCGGTGTCACGTCGCCTCCATTCTGGGCTCGTGGGGGCACACGTCGCCGACCTACTTCGCGTCGCCGGCCGATCAGACGCGCGCCAACGACTTTCTATACGATCTGGTGGAGGCGGCCGCGCCACGGGTGAAGGCCTTTGTGGCGGTGAATCCCAACTTCACTGCCCATGCGCTGGCCGAAATCGCGCGCGGCATGGCGCGAGGCGCGGTGGGAATCAAACTCGCCGCCGGCCGTCGGGCCGACGATGCACTGCTCGATGACATCGGCGCCGCCGCGGCGCAATACGGCGTGCCCGTGCTCCAGCACATCTGGCAGCATCGCCGCCGGGACTGGGGCAATCAGGATGCCTCGGATGGTGTGGAGCTCGCGCGTCTCGCGGCCCGCCACCCGACGGTCACGTTCATCCTCGCGCACATCGGCGGTGGGGGCGATTGGGCCCACACCAATCCGGCGGTCCTCGAGCACCCGAACATCGTCATGGATCTCTCCGGCAGCGGGATCGATCGGGGCATGATCGACGAAGCACTACGCTGGGTCGGCGCGTCGCGACTCCTTTGGGCCTCGGATCTCACCCTGTGCACCGGGCTCACCAAACTGCGCGCGCTCGCGTACACCGGTGCATCGGCCGACGAGATCGCTGACATGCGGTGGCGCAATGCCGTGCGGATCTTTCCGGCAGGAACGTTCGACGCGGCACTCCGCATGCCGTTCGCGGAGGTCGCGGCATGA
- a CDS encoding aminotransferase class III-fold pyridoxal phosphate-dependent enzyme produces the protein MTAEWRARAAQHIPGGSSTGSKRPDALYGTRANDGAVPTHFERAQGCTLETPDGRRFIDCGMALGAVGIGYADPLVTRAVVAAAQAGNVSALPHRLEVDVAERLQAVMPSAEQVRFLRTGAEATAAAVRIARTLTGRERVVASGYFGWLDWCSDARGVPAADRALITWTPFDDLLALEQAVEQGPAPAAIILEPLVHDIASHAWLTAARRLADRVGAVLIFDEIKTAFRVRSGGVQVYHDIAPDLTTIGKAFANGYPLAAVCGRREVMRAATETWISSTAATESTGLAAAQAVLDWHTRTDVCQQMAMAGSRLQEIIGASLVDAPWVGVRVDGPPMMWRLVADVEEQLDALVAAAAHHGVLLKRGAYQFGAVAHDEAALDEVARAMPAIMNALRPGPRRVR, from the coding sequence ATGACCGCCGAGTGGCGCGCCCGCGCCGCCCAGCATATTCCCGGTGGCAGTTCCACCGGTAGCAAGCGCCCGGATGCGCTGTACGGCACGCGGGCCAACGACGGTGCCGTACCCACGCACTTTGAACGGGCGCAGGGGTGCACGCTCGAGACGCCCGATGGGCGGCGCTTCATCGATTGCGGGATGGCGCTGGGGGCCGTCGGGATCGGGTATGCCGATCCGCTGGTGACGCGCGCCGTGGTTGCTGCCGCGCAGGCCGGGAACGTGTCGGCACTGCCGCATCGCCTCGAGGTGGACGTGGCGGAGCGGTTGCAGGCGGTGATGCCGAGTGCGGAACAGGTCCGGTTTCTGCGCACCGGCGCCGAGGCGACTGCGGCGGCGGTGCGCATCGCCCGAACGCTCACCGGGCGCGAACGGGTCGTCGCGAGTGGCTACTTCGGATGGCTCGACTGGTGCAGCGACGCGCGCGGCGTCCCGGCGGCGGACCGGGCGCTCATCACGTGGACCCCGTTCGACGATCTGCTGGCGCTCGAACAGGCCGTGGAGCAGGGGCCCGCGCCGGCCGCGATCATCCTTGAACCGCTGGTGCACGATATCGCGAGCCATGCCTGGCTCACCGCCGCGCGTCGGTTGGCCGACCGCGTGGGCGCGGTCTTGATCTTCGATGAGATCAAGACCGCCTTTCGCGTACGGTCCGGTGGCGTCCAGGTGTATCACGACATTGCGCCCGATCTCACGACCATTGGCAAGGCGTTCGCGAACGGGTATCCGCTCGCGGCGGTCTGTGGTCGGCGCGAGGTGATGCGGGCGGCGACCGAGACCTGGATCTCCTCGACGGCCGCCACTGAAAGCACCGGATTGGCCGCGGCACAGGCGGTGCTCGACTGGCACACCCGCACCGATGTCTGCCAGCAGATGGCCATGGCCGGCAGTCGCCTGCAGGAGATCATCGGCGCGTCGCTGGTCGATGCGCCGTGGGTCGGTGTGCGGGTGGATGGACCGCCGATGATGTGGCGGCTCGTCGCCGACGTGGAGGAGCAACTCGACGCCCTCGTCGCCGCCGCGGCGCATCACGGGGTACTGCTCAAGCGCGGTGCCTATCAGTTCGGTGCCGTCGCGCACGACGAGGCGGCACTCGATGAGGTGGCGCGTGCCATGCCCGCCATCATGAACGCGCTCCGGCCCGGCCCGCGCCGGGTCCGCTGA
- a CDS encoding heparinase II/III-family protein codes for MSLPLVQGANALLPLDLEQRRRDTAPGTSLGALADALAAELVPVSTADLDAIIPRRKARLTRVGGRCPQHGIYLEFDPWQPHRHRCRLCAADYVAPEHDDWWAMGAQLWVAERAVHAAALYALRGDTSHRALAERLLAALAERYPTYPNQDNVLGPTRPFFSTYLESCWLLNICQAVSLLEQVGASTVGGTVRDALIAPSAALIAGFHEGRSNRQVWNGTASLVAAVLLGEANAALDALHGPDAVTALLLSGLGADGGWYEGENYHLFAHRGFWHLVQALTAQGVSLEAEAARRYANGFAFPFSGLLPDECFPSRKDSQYRVSIRQWRIAEYLELGYAATRAPVLAGLLTRVYDGRIATVSDARARSTGEAERNEPAMALSRASLSWRALLFATPESAPTTTWTPVSARREQEGLAVLRRDQARVFVGLEGGGDARGHGHPDALTLTLQAERARLLEDPGTGSYVDRSLFWYRSTLAHHAPLVNGSSQRAEPAVVLNFEERGGAGWMRKRVQLAPDVTCTRSVVVLDGYLVDVLEWSAPQAVTLTLPIGAAVARDAIGGHGAWRPAAPRGAGGEADGFDFLHALHEAPLTGRHVTWAAVQEGRAAHAWYSATGTPLVLHAACPGAPGLPDTTRLLLEAHGASGRIVGVWTWAAPDDTAAVDTVALTPDDPIVAAVTTHCGTRAEHGAAEHGWHIALHAGGARSSIDLEGAVSPWPRAVARPANATSVRVHDAPIALVLDRAHYLATEEPYGGENAPTAQIRIERTADAVRMAVRVQTGHALVSVGGTPEAPPENPLDNEPVDVNADSLQWYLGEAASDQWAAAGLAALLPDGRVRTTPLVTQWSVTPLVSARAHADGWQMELRFPLAALPDGPLRVSLTINERPAWRERRRGQLRMAGGGFRRYIAGAREDAAACPDLLR; via the coding sequence ATGAGTCTGCCGCTGGTGCAGGGCGCCAACGCGCTGCTGCCACTGGATCTGGAGCAGCGCCGTCGCGACACGGCACCGGGGACGTCGCTCGGCGCGTTGGCCGACGCGCTCGCCGCGGAACTGGTCCCGGTGAGCACCGCCGATCTGGACGCGATCATTCCGCGCCGGAAGGCGCGCCTGACGCGCGTCGGTGGGCGCTGCCCTCAGCACGGGATCTACCTCGAGTTCGATCCGTGGCAGCCGCATCGGCATCGCTGCCGGCTGTGCGCCGCCGACTACGTCGCACCCGAGCACGACGACTGGTGGGCCATGGGAGCGCAGCTGTGGGTGGCTGAACGGGCCGTGCATGCGGCCGCGTTGTATGCCCTACGTGGCGACACGTCCCACCGCGCGCTGGCCGAGCGCCTCCTCGCGGCGCTCGCCGAGCGGTATCCCACGTATCCCAATCAGGACAACGTGCTGGGGCCCACGCGGCCGTTCTTCAGCACGTATCTCGAGAGTTGTTGGCTGCTCAACATCTGTCAGGCGGTGTCGCTGCTCGAGCAGGTCGGTGCAAGCACCGTGGGTGGGACGGTCCGTGACGCGCTCATCGCGCCGAGTGCCGCGCTCATCGCGGGGTTTCACGAAGGGCGTTCCAATCGGCAGGTGTGGAATGGCACCGCGAGCTTGGTCGCCGCCGTCCTCCTCGGGGAGGCGAACGCCGCGCTCGACGCGCTGCATGGTCCGGATGCTGTGACCGCCTTGCTGCTGTCGGGCCTCGGCGCCGACGGCGGCTGGTACGAGGGCGAGAACTATCACCTCTTCGCGCATCGGGGCTTCTGGCATCTGGTGCAGGCCCTCACGGCGCAGGGCGTATCGCTCGAGGCGGAGGCAGCGCGGCGCTACGCGAACGGCTTCGCCTTCCCATTCTCGGGGCTCCTCCCCGACGAATGCTTTCCATCGCGCAAGGATTCGCAGTATCGCGTCTCTATCCGGCAATGGCGCATCGCCGAGTATCTGGAACTCGGCTACGCGGCTACGCGCGCACCCGTGCTGGCGGGGTTACTCACGCGCGTCTACGACGGGCGCATTGCCACGGTGAGTGATGCGCGCGCCCGCTCCACCGGTGAGGCCGAGCGCAACGAACCGGCCATGGCGCTTTCACGTGCCAGCCTGTCGTGGCGGGCGCTGCTCTTCGCGACGCCCGAGTCGGCACCGACCACGACATGGACGCCGGTGAGCGCCCGGCGGGAGCAGGAGGGGCTCGCGGTGTTGCGACGCGACCAGGCGCGGGTATTCGTCGGGCTCGAGGGGGGCGGTGACGCACGCGGTCACGGTCATCCCGACGCCCTGACGCTCACGCTCCAGGCCGAGCGCGCCCGTCTGCTCGAAGATCCCGGTACCGGCAGTTACGTCGACCGGTCGCTCTTCTGGTATCGCAGCACGCTGGCGCATCATGCGCCGCTCGTGAACGGGTCGTCGCAGCGCGCAGAACCGGCGGTCGTCCTCAATTTCGAGGAGCGCGGCGGTGCGGGGTGGATGCGCAAGCGGGTGCAGCTTGCGCCCGATGTGACGTGCACGCGCTCGGTGGTTGTCCTCGATGGATATCTCGTGGACGTGCTCGAATGGAGTGCGCCGCAGGCGGTGACGCTCACACTGCCGATCGGGGCCGCAGTCGCGCGCGACGCCATCGGCGGGCATGGCGCGTGGCGCCCGGCGGCGCCGCGCGGAGCCGGCGGCGAAGCGGACGGCTTCGACTTCCTGCACGCGCTGCACGAGGCACCGCTCACCGGTCGTCACGTGACGTGGGCGGCGGTCCAGGAAGGGCGGGCCGCGCATGCGTGGTACAGCGCCACGGGCACGCCGCTGGTGTTGCATGCCGCCTGTCCAGGCGCGCCCGGTCTCCCCGACACGACCCGGCTGCTACTCGAAGCGCACGGGGCATCCGGGCGCATCGTCGGTGTGTGGACGTGGGCAGCGCCCGACGACACGGCGGCCGTCGACACGGTCGCGCTGACACCCGACGACCCGATCGTGGCGGCGGTGACGACGCATTGCGGCACACGCGCAGAGCATGGCGCCGCCGAACACGGCTGGCATATCGCGCTGCACGCCGGTGGTGCGCGGAGCAGCATCGATCTCGAGGGGGCCGTGTCACCATGGCCACGGGCGGTGGCGCGCCCCGCCAACGCGACGTCGGTGCGCGTCCATGACGCCCCCATCGCGCTGGTGCTCGACCGCGCGCACTACCTGGCGACCGAAGAGCCGTATGGCGGCGAGAATGCCCCCACCGCCCAGATCCGGATCGAGCGCACCGCCGACGCGGTGCGCATGGCCGTGCGCGTGCAGACGGGGCATGCACTGGTGAGTGTGGGCGGCACCCCCGAAGCGCCGCCCGAGAATCCGTTGGATAACGAGCCGGTGGATGTGAACGCCGATTCGCTGCAGTGGTATCTGGGCGAGGCGGCCTCGGATCAGTGGGCGGCAGCGGGGCTCGCGGCACTCTTGCCCGATGGGCGGGTGCGGACCACGCCGCTGGTCACGCAGTGGTCGGTCACGCCGCTGGTGTCCGCGCGCGCGCACGCCGATGGCTGGCAGATGGAGCTCCGCTTTCCCCTTGCCGCGCTCCCCGACGGGCCGCTTCGCGTCTCCCTCACGATCAACGAGCGCCCGGCGTGGCGGGAGCGGCGGCGCGGCCAGCTGCGGATGGCCGGTGGCGGGTTCCGGCGGTACATCGCCGGTGCCCGCGAGGATGCGGCCGCCTGCCCGGACCTCCTGCGCTAG
- a CDS encoding RNA methyltransferase: protein MSESLLHQVTVVLYESQDPINIGGVVRAMKNMGVRDLRLIRPCPYDPNRIEQIAHDTRDLAERIQHFETIDDAIADCVYVVGFSGRPQATRWARHTPRSAAVELLDHAPEGRVAIMFGREDHGLPNEAIDRCHAVATIPTTEHFSLNVAQACLLALYELHLLAGDATRRLQKPRHDKGAPTKEMFERTFEDMRQALDAIAYFKTRNEELIMRTMRSLVFRAQPDQRELLILRTASIEVLRTIERESRLAVERALQAAPTGTPASE from the coding sequence ATGTCCGAGAGTCTTTTGCATCAGGTCACGGTCGTGCTATATGAGTCGCAGGACCCCATCAACATCGGCGGCGTCGTCCGCGCGATGAAGAACATGGGCGTCCGCGATCTGCGGCTCATCCGTCCCTGTCCGTACGATCCCAATCGCATCGAGCAGATCGCGCACGACACGCGCGATCTTGCCGAGCGCATTCAGCATTTCGAGACGATCGACGACGCCATCGCCGATTGCGTGTACGTGGTGGGTTTCTCCGGGCGCCCGCAGGCCACGCGCTGGGCGCGGCATACCCCACGGTCCGCCGCTGTGGAGCTGCTCGACCATGCGCCCGAAGGGCGCGTGGCCATCATGTTCGGCCGGGAAGATCACGGGCTGCCGAACGAAGCGATCGATCGGTGCCACGCCGTCGCCACGATTCCCACGACCGAGCACTTCTCGCTCAACGTGGCCCAGGCCTGCCTGCTGGCCCTGTACGAGTTGCATCTCCTCGCTGGCGACGCCACGCGGCGCCTGCAGAAGCCGCGCCACGACAAGGGCGCGCCCACCAAGGAGATGTTCGAACGGACGTTCGAGGACATGCGCCAGGCGCTCGACGCGATCGCCTACTTCAAGACGCGCAACGAAGAACTGATCATGCGCACCATGCGCTCGCTCGTCTTCCGCGCGCAGCCCGATCAGCGCGAACTGCTCATCCTGCGCACCGCGTCCATCGAGGTGTTGCGCACGATCGAGCGCGAGAGCCGCCTTGCCGTGGAGCGCGCGCTGCAGGCGGCGCCCACGGGCACGCCGGCGAGCGAGTAG